ACCGGCTCATCTCCGAAAAGAGTGGGGGCTGTCATAGTACCCGCATCCTCAGCCGCCAACGTTTCCTCGGGAACAGCATCTGCCGCCCCCGGAGCCGAGATGCTGTCTTCTACCGGAGTATCAACAATGACGGGTACCGAGACTGCCGGATTAATATCAGGATCTTTGCTCTTGAATTCATCATACTCGCTGGATGATGGCGAAGGGGCAACCTGAACCTGCACAGAGATGACCTGACCGATGGGAAAGGACAGGGCTTTTCCCGCCTCTTCACTCAAGACCAGGAAGACACCCGGCCGGGGAGCCCTCTTGACGATGGTGACCGTGACTGTTTTGCCATTCTGGGGATTGGTCACGATGATTTGCGTATTTCTTGTAAAAGAACTGGATGCACCTGCCAGAGGAAAGTCATCCAGAAAGTTCACAAATTCTGCGGCATCCACCGAAGCATTACCTGACCACACTGGCTCGGCAAAAACAGGCGCAGCCATTCCGGGAAGAATCAGGAATGCAAAAAGGATCAGCAAGGAACCGATCCCGGGTATTCTCAATTTTCTGTTTTTCATTTTAACGTGATTTACCATCTCTTATCTCCTAAGCCTACCACCGCTTGCCCACAAGGGATTCACAAAGTCTGCTGCCAAGAGCTGAATACAGCTCTGAGGGATCATTATAACGACCCTCCAATTCTGTTTCTTCCACCAGGACATGCTCTATTGATTCAGATTTTATAGTTTGTACCAGATTTCCCCGAAGCCCGGAATCCACAATGCTCCAGCTTATAATATAATCAGCCCCTGTCTTTTTTGCTAAATTCAGGATTCCCGATTCGTCTACTTCTGACATGTCGGAAAAAGTGATACAGCCTCGATCAAACAATACATCTAGAATTCCAGCCTCGGCGGACTGTTTGTAGATCCTGATATTTTCATCACCCTGCTCCTCCAATGAATCAGAATGCACCAAAACTGTCTGAGCACCCAGGGCTGTCAGAGAGAGGGAGAACATAAGGCACAATATTATATATTTTTCCAAAGACCTGGTTTTCATTTATTACTCCCTCAGTGTAAAGAATCACCTAGATTTATCTTATTATCGGCTCAAAAAAATGAAATCCGAGTCTTTTTTCGAAAGGGTATATTAACGAATGGTTGGGTCTGTGTTATTCTAGATTCCGTGAGCAATAAAAAAAGTAACAGGATCTTTATCATTGGCGCCGGTTTTGCCGGAGAAAATATAGCACAGGAAATCAGCAGTAAGAGTCATACGGGAGAGGTGGTTGCCTTTCTCGATGATGATCCTGGGAAAATCGGCACTAAAATCGGTAATATTCCGGTATTGGGTCCCATTAAGGAATTTGCGGGTATCTTGAGAACAACTCCGGCTGATGAAGCCATCATAGCCATTCCAACAGCCGACAGGGAAGAACTGTCTCTCATCTACCGCATTCTCAGCAAGGCCGAATTCAACAGAATCAGAATACTTCCGAATATTTCACAGATCGTGAACGGCCATGCCCATCTGATACAGGCCCGGGACATAAACCCCGAAGACCTTCTCAGCAGAAATCCCATCTTGATTGACCTGGTGGAAAGCCTCTCCTACCTTCGGGGAAAACGTGTACTCATCACAGGGGCCGGCGGCAGCATCGGCAGTGAGTTGTCCCGCCAGCTCCTCTCAGGCGGAGCAGAACGACTCTACCTGCTGGGACACGGAGAAAACAGCATTTACAAAATTGACAGGGAACTCAGGATACTCCAGGAAGGGGGAGTCGGTGAAAAAGCAACGGTCGTTCCTGTCATCGGGGATCTTCAGGATTCTGATTTCATGACTTTTATATTGAAGCGCCTCAAGGCGGATGTGATCTTTCACTGCGCTGCCCATAAACATGTGCCCATGCTGGAATTCAATCCCATTGAAGCCATAAAAAACAATGTATTCGGTACTTACAACCTGATTAAGGCCGCCGAAGCCTCGGGAACGGAAAAACTGGTTCTCATATCCACGGACAAGGCTGTCAATCCTTCCTGTATCTATGGCGTTACAAAAAAGATATCCGAAATGCTGGTACTGGAAGAAAGGCGGAAGGGACAGGACTTTATGGTGGTCCGCTTCGGAAATGTTCTGGGGTCCCGGGGAAGCATCATCCCCCTTTTTAAAGAACAGATACTGGCGGGAGGTCCTGTCACGGTGACCCACCCGGAAACGACCCGTTATTTCATGACCATACCCGAAGCCTCCTCACTGGTGCTGAAAGCAGGAGGAGTGGGAGAAAACAGGGGCCTCTATGTTCTGGATATGGGGGAACCCCTGAAGATTCTGGAGCTGGCTCGTCAGATGATCCGCTTTTACGGTTATGGCGAAGAGGATATACCCATCAACTATATTGGCATGCGTCCCGGTGAGAAGGTGATAGAACGGCTATGGAGCGATGGTGAAGAATTATCAAAAACTGAATTCGCCCGGATAAACCGTGTTGCCACAGAGTCGGGAAAGTTATCTGCTGCGGCTGTGATGAATTCTCTCCGGCCGGTCTGTTATTTTGACAGTGAACAAGCCGAACTTTTCCGGAACAGAAAGCAACTCAGAAACATTCTAAAAGAACATTTCCCAGGAATAAGGGTACCCGATGATGAACCAGAGTACTGATACAATCCCCTTTGCCCGTCCCTCTCTGGGACGGGAAGAGGAAGAAGCTGTCCTGAGAGTTCTCAGAAGCGGCTGGCTCACCACTGGGCGGGAAGCCCTGGCCTTTGAAGAAGAATTTGCCCGCTATACCGGAGCGGCCCATGCTCTGGCAGTCAATTCGGCGACGGCCGGGCTTCACCTGACACTGGAGGCCCTGGGAGTGCAGGAAGGCGATAAGGTTCTGACCAGCAGCTATACCTTTACGGCCACCGCCGAGGTTATCCGCTACTGCGGAGGAGATCCTGTTTTTGTGGATCTGGCTCCGGAAAGCATGAATATGGACCCTGTGGACTGTGAAAGGAAAATTCGTTCTCTTCTGGACAAAGGAGAATCTGTAAAGGGCATTCTTCCGGTCCATATCGCGGGAAACCCCGAAGGTCTGGAGGAACTCTTTGACCTGAGCCGCCGTTATGGGCTGTTTCTTGTTGAGGATGCGGCCCACTGTTTCCCTGTTCCCTCTGGAAGAGGGATGATCGGAACCTGGTCGGATGCGGGTGTTTTTTCTTTTTATGCCAACAAAACAATCACCACCGGAGAAGGAGGAATGATTGTTTTTGGAAACCCCAATCTGAAAGATCGTATCAGCGCGATGAGGCTTCATGGCATCAACAAGGCCGTATGGGATCGCTATACCTCTACGAAAGCACCCTGGGAATACGATGTTATCGCCCCGGGATTCAAATATAATCTCAGTGATATGGCGGCAGCCATCGGACGGGTTCAGCTTAAAAAAGCGGTAGAACTGCTTCAGAAACGCAAGGATCTGGTCCGTGCCTATCTTTCCAGACTGAAAGAGGCGGATTTTTTGGATCTTCCTGCCTGGAAAGAGGAACATGCATGGCATCTGTTTATCATCAGGCTCAGGGAGGAAACATTGAGCATTGACAGGAATCAATTTATGCATATTTTAAGGGATCGGGGAATCGGGACCTCTGTGCATTACAAACCTCTCCATATGATGAGCTATTACAGGGATAGATATAATCTGAAGGAAGAAGACCTGCCCCTGGCCTCGGAGTTATACCGCAGAGTGATCAGTTTGCCCCTCTTCCCCGATATGACCATGGATCAGGTGGAGCGAGTTTGTCAGGTGGTACTGGAAACCGGAAAATCCTTTCAGGCGGCTCCTGTCTCTTTAGGAAAAGGACATCAATAATGGAAAATAAGAGTGGATGAGGATAAATTCAGGAACAGGCTGGCTGGTTTGGTCCGTTTTCCCGAAGATATCAGCTCTAAAAAGATGGTTCATGCCCTCCAGGTAAAAGCGGATAAGGCACCGGGAATATTGATGGGAATACAGGTTCCCAGACAGCCCTCGCATGTCCATTTTTTTAAGGCCAAAGATATTCCCGGCAAAAACTATCTCCCCTATCCAGATGAAAACATTCCGTTGATGACAGACAAAGAGGTCCTATATTCGGGACAGACCATCGGGATTCTGACGGGACCCGATCCTGACGAACTCTTTAAGATCAGAAGGAACATCAGCGTAGAACTGTCTCCCCTCCCCTCCTTCCCTCCCTGGCAAATGAAAGACCTTAATGCCT
This portion of the Oceanispirochaeta sp. genome encodes:
- a CDS encoding SPOR domain-containing protein, yielding MVNHVKMKNRKLRIPGIGSLLILFAFLILPGMAAPVFAEPVWSGNASVDAAEFVNFLDDFPLAGASSSFTRNTQIIVTNPQNGKTVTVTIVKRAPRPGVFLVLSEEAGKALSFPIGQVISVQVQVAPSPSSSEYDEFKSKDPDINPAVSVPVIVDTPVEDSISAPGAADAVPEETLAAEDAGTMTAPTLFGDEPVPVPVPLNNLRLDPGDAPEEIIPEDHDAVDLVTLKDPIDIPVETDLDEALDLTSVEETGTDLLPKGDNIIYFLTPSDFRPPTGPVPVKGEEEEIVPVLVDRSELKDFIVNQLNNGSSYIQLGAYSNSESIYNEISAIEARYPMVVWTENRSGNTLYKLLIGPLTKDETGVLSYRFRDSGYADLFLYKP
- a CDS encoding nucleoside-diphosphate sugar epimerase/dehydratase: MHQNCLSTQGCQREGEHKAQYYIFFQRPGFHLLLPQCKESPRFILLSAQKNEIRVFFRKGILTNGWVCVILDSVSNKKSNRIFIIGAGFAGENIAQEISSKSHTGEVVAFLDDDPGKIGTKIGNIPVLGPIKEFAGILRTTPADEAIIAIPTADREELSLIYRILSKAEFNRIRILPNISQIVNGHAHLIQARDINPEDLLSRNPILIDLVESLSYLRGKRVLITGAGGSIGSELSRQLLSGGAERLYLLGHGENSIYKIDRELRILQEGGVGEKATVVPVIGDLQDSDFMTFILKRLKADVIFHCAAHKHVPMLEFNPIEAIKNNVFGTYNLIKAAEASGTEKLVLISTDKAVNPSCIYGVTKKISEMLVLEERRKGQDFMVVRFGNVLGSRGSIIPLFKEQILAGGPVTVTHPETTRYFMTIPEASSLVLKAGGVGENRGLYVLDMGEPLKILELARQMIRFYGYGEEDIPINYIGMRPGEKVIERLWSDGEELSKTEFARINRVATESGKLSAAAVMNSLRPVCYFDSEQAELFRNRKQLRNILKEHFPGIRVPDDEPEY
- a CDS encoding DegT/DnrJ/EryC1/StrS family aminotransferase — its product is MMNQSTDTIPFARPSLGREEEEAVLRVLRSGWLTTGREALAFEEEFARYTGAAHALAVNSATAGLHLTLEALGVQEGDKVLTSSYTFTATAEVIRYCGGDPVFVDLAPESMNMDPVDCERKIRSLLDKGESVKGILPVHIAGNPEGLEELFDLSRRYGLFLVEDAAHCFPVPSGRGMIGTWSDAGVFSFYANKTITTGEGGMIVFGNPNLKDRISAMRLHGINKAVWDRYTSTKAPWEYDVIAPGFKYNLSDMAAAIGRVQLKKAVELLQKRKDLVRAYLSRLKEADFLDLPAWKEEHAWHLFIIRLREETLSIDRNQFMHILRDRGIGTSVHYKPLHMMSYYRDRYNLKEEDLPLASELYRRVISLPLFPDMTMDQVERVCQVVLETGKSFQAAPVSLGKGHQ